The following proteins come from a genomic window of Bradysia coprophila strain Holo2 unplaced genomic scaffold, BU_Bcop_v1 contig_138, whole genome shotgun sequence:
- the LOC119073168 gene encoding dnaJ homolog subfamily C member 5 homolog isoform X2, with product MNMDKQRKLSTSGDTLYQTLGIPKTSTAEEIKKTYRKLALKYHPDKNPDNPDAAEKFKEVNRAHSILSDQTKRNIYDSYGSLGLYIAEQFGEENVNAYFVVTSPACKACFIICGIISGCYCCCCCCCCCNFCCGKYKPNPHGHDARDYQHLHRDAENPGATSSSQSKGEDFNDLEEVQIGGAPVTSQPTAGKGAGAMPVYAMPPPPSNPNNPFANMAATEATSLSSSGQATYTPGL from the exons ATGAATATGGATAAACAACGAAAGCTGTC gaCGTCGGGTGATACCCTCTACCAAACACTAGGAATACCGAAAACATCCACTGCCgaagaaataaagaaaacataCAGAAAATTGGCCTTAAAGTATCATCCAGACAAAAATCCTGATAATCCAGATGCAGCGGAAAAG TTCAAGGAAGTGAATCGAGCTCATTCCATTTTAAGCGACCAAACAAAACGGAATATCTACGATAGCTACGGTTCATTAGGACTATACATTGCCGAACAGTTCGGCGAGGAAAATGTGAATGCCTATTTCGTTGTAACATCGCCCGCTTGCAAG GCTTGTTTCATAATCTGTGGTATCATAAGCGGATGTTAttgctgttgttgctgctgctgttgctgCAACTTCTGTTGTGGTAAATACAAACCGAATCCACATGGCCACGATGCAAGAGATTATCAACATTTACAT CGCGATGCCGAGAATCCAGGAGCGACTTCATCTTCTCAAAGTAAAGGA GAGGACTTCAATGACTTGGAGGAAGTACAAATTGGTGGTGCACCGGTAACTTCACAACCAACGGCTGGTAAAGGTGCTGGAGCGATGCCAGTTTATGCAATGCCGCCACCACCATCGAATCCAAATAATCCATTTGCGAATATGGCAGCAACGGAAGCGACGTCACTAAGCTCATCCGGTCAGGCTACTTATACACCAg GACTTTAA
- the LOC119073168 gene encoding dnaJ homolog subfamily C member 5 homolog isoform X1 — translation MNMDKQRKLSTSGDTLYQTLGIPKTSTAEEIKKTYRKLALKYHPDKNPDNPDAAEKFKEVNRAHSILSDQTKRNIYDSYGSLGLYIAEQFGEENVNAYFVVTSPACKACFIICGIISGCYCCCCCCCCCNFCCGKYKPNPHGHDARDYQHLHRDAENPGATSSSQSKGEDFNDLEEVQIGGAPVTSQPTAGKGAGAMPVYAMPPPPSNPNNPFANMAATEATSLSSSGQATYTPGMTSSARQG, via the exons ATGAATATGGATAAACAACGAAAGCTGTC gaCGTCGGGTGATACCCTCTACCAAACACTAGGAATACCGAAAACATCCACTGCCgaagaaataaagaaaacataCAGAAAATTGGCCTTAAAGTATCATCCAGACAAAAATCCTGATAATCCAGATGCAGCGGAAAAG TTCAAGGAAGTGAATCGAGCTCATTCCATTTTAAGCGACCAAACAAAACGGAATATCTACGATAGCTACGGTTCATTAGGACTATACATTGCCGAACAGTTCGGCGAGGAAAATGTGAATGCCTATTTCGTTGTAACATCGCCCGCTTGCAAG GCTTGTTTCATAATCTGTGGTATCATAAGCGGATGTTAttgctgttgttgctgctgctgttgctgCAACTTCTGTTGTGGTAAATACAAACCGAATCCACATGGCCACGATGCAAGAGATTATCAACATTTACAT CGCGATGCCGAGAATCCAGGAGCGACTTCATCTTCTCAAAGTAAAGGA GAGGACTTCAATGACTTGGAGGAAGTACAAATTGGTGGTGCACCGGTAACTTCACAACCAACGGCTGGTAAAGGTGCTGGAGCGATGCCAGTTTATGCAATGCCGCCACCACCATCGAATCCAAATAATCCATTTGCGAATATGGCAGCAACGGAAGCGACGTCACTAAGCTCATCCGGTCAGGCTACTTATACACCAg
- the LOC119073168 gene encoding dnaJ homolog subfamily C member 5 homolog isoform X3: MNMDKQRKLSTSGDTLYQTLGIPKTSTAEEIKKTYRKLALKYHPDKNPDNPDAAEKFKEVNRAHSILSDQTKRNIYDSYGSLGLYIAEQFGEENVNAYFVVTSPACKACFIICGIISGCYCCCCCCCCCNFCCGKYKPNPHGHDARDYQHLHEDFNDLEEVQIGGAPVTSQPTAGKGAGAMPVYAMPPPPSNPNNPFANMAATEATSLSSSGQATYTPGMTSSARQG; the protein is encoded by the exons ATGAATATGGATAAACAACGAAAGCTGTC gaCGTCGGGTGATACCCTCTACCAAACACTAGGAATACCGAAAACATCCACTGCCgaagaaataaagaaaacataCAGAAAATTGGCCTTAAAGTATCATCCAGACAAAAATCCTGATAATCCAGATGCAGCGGAAAAG TTCAAGGAAGTGAATCGAGCTCATTCCATTTTAAGCGACCAAACAAAACGGAATATCTACGATAGCTACGGTTCATTAGGACTATACATTGCCGAACAGTTCGGCGAGGAAAATGTGAATGCCTATTTCGTTGTAACATCGCCCGCTTGCAAG GCTTGTTTCATAATCTGTGGTATCATAAGCGGATGTTAttgctgttgttgctgctgctgttgctgCAACTTCTGTTGTGGTAAATACAAACCGAATCCACATGGCCACGATGCAAGAGATTATCAACATTTACAT GAGGACTTCAATGACTTGGAGGAAGTACAAATTGGTGGTGCACCGGTAACTTCACAACCAACGGCTGGTAAAGGTGCTGGAGCGATGCCAGTTTATGCAATGCCGCCACCACCATCGAATCCAAATAATCCATTTGCGAATATGGCAGCAACGGAAGCGACGTCACTAAGCTCATCCGGTCAGGCTACTTATACACCAg
- the LOC119073174 gene encoding checkpoint protein HUS1-like has protein sequence MSGVDEEHNNQIVLTFNPIKMANALTMLKGVVKYCKIKLTNKDFPCLTVQLEVPSTTGRQITHDVPVTVIPTRDWAEFEIPQLPDFKSVISMPTLKSIRNLVEKIKNLASHITFFCNNSGEIAMVVETDEVTVASNYKNLEVQLDDPDDKNLEVSCRVSAKELGIYFSCNQFQDLKMYCCATQDHVLKIVVEVRPFVSLNCILWAVAL, from the coding sequence ATGAGCGGCGTCGACGAGGAGCACAACAATCAGATCGTTTTGACATTCAATCCCATCAAAATGGCTAATGCATTGACTATGCTGAAAGGCGTcgtaaaatattgtaaaatcaAACTGACAAACAAAGACTTTCCATGCCTGACGGTGCAGCTCGAGGTACCATCGACTACCGGTCGGCAGATCACACACGATGTTCCTGTAACTGTTATTCCGACACGCGATTGGGCTGAATTTGAAATTCCTCAACTACCAGACTTCAAATCAGTCATATCCATGCCAACGCTGAAGTCCATCAGAAACCTGGTGGAAAAGATCAAGAATTTGGCGTCACACATAACGTTCTTCTGTAACAATTCCGGTGAAATTGCTATGGTCGTTGAAACTGATGAAGTGACTGTGGCAAGCAACTACAAAAATCTTGAAGTTCAACTAGATGATCCTGACGACAAGAATTTGGAGGTGTCCTGTCGTGTTAGTGCCAAAGAATTGGGAATTTACTTCTCATGCAATCAGTTTCAGGACTTGAAAATGTACTGTTGTGCTACGCAAGATCATGTTCTTAAAATCGTTGTGGAGGTGAGGCCATTCGTTTCGTTAAACTGTATTTTGTGGGCTGTTGCGTTATGA
- the LOC119073155 gene encoding protein RFT1 homolog has product MSRNILKSSIQNASFSIVFQIFCRCITFGINAFIVRRVGRDVLGIMNVRLLLLESTLIFLSREAVSRASLSSRTQEKNKSTWPQLINQIWITVPICFILALPGIFIWINFLTEVEEVYSAQYKFGCYAIAISCIIEMCAEAPVFIGQVFCFVKLKIVMDTLHILVRSLIFITAVLQDSNIAIYAFGFAQLSSAFTIIIGNYLFFHVYIKKLKQYRLDVAKKTDDNEKTIRLHEPYYENMDDFPFNSILEMIPGVMQNTGTYFNSDLKVLVWSFAKQGVLKQVLTEGEKYVMSLSPVLSFSEQATYDIVNNMGSLAARFIFRPIEDSSYFYFTQTIARDVALKEQNRDKVNETGEVLSNICKAVTSIGLLAFIFGQSYAGTVLLLYGGSDFVGNGLPEFLLRWHCLAIVLLAVNGITEGYMFATNTSKQIDTYNYYMAIFSVTFLLLSYQLTNLFGPVGFILANCTNMIFRISYSTFYIYKQYQPIKLNPLNGIRPGRLFFIVLLVMGIVCKVSQKRVFEKSIVGHLLIGVVCTTITLLAWGYENKHLIRIGLDKYRASKEKKS; this is encoded by the exons ATGAGTCGAAATATATTAAAGAGCAGTATTCAGAATGCCTCCTTCAGCATCGTTTTTCAG ATATTCTGTCGGTGTATAACATTTGGCATCAATGCTTTTATTGTACGTCGCGTTGGACGCGATGTTTTGGGCATTATGAATGTGCGTCTTCTTCTCCTGGAAAGTACGTTGATTTTCCTATCGCGAGAAGCAGTCAGCCGGGCATCGTTAAGTTCAAGAACGcaagagaaaaacaaaagtaCATGGCCGCAgttaatcaatcaaatttgGATCAC GGTTCCAATTTGTTTCATACTTGCATTACCTGGCATTTTTATTTGGATAAATTTTCTCACCGAAGTTGAAGAAGTTTACTCCGCACAATACAAATTCGGTTGCTATGCTATTGCAATTTCTTGCATCATCGAAATGTGCGCTGAAGCACCAGTATTTATCGGACAAGTCTTTTGCTTTGTTAAACTAAAAATCGTTATGGACACACTTCACATACTGGTGCGATCGTTAATCTTCATCACCGCAGTGCTTCAAGATAGTAACATTGCCATTTACGCTTTTGGCTTCGCTCAGCTATCCAGTGCGTTTACCATAATTATCGGCAACTACCTGTTTTTCCACGTGTACATCAAGAAATTGAAACAGTATCGGTTGGATGTGGCCAAAAAGACTGACGACAACGAGAAAACGATTCGGTTACATGAGCCATATTACGAGAATATGgacgattttccatttaacagTATTCTTGAGATGATACCCGGTGTAATGCAAAACACCGGCACTTATTTCAATTCGGATTTGAAGGTGCTGGTGTGGAGTTTTGCCAAGCAAGGAGTGTTGAAGCAAGTGTTAACTGAGGGCGAAAAATATGTTATGTCGTTGAGTCCAGTGCTTTCGTTCAGTGAACAGGCCACATATGACATTGTTAACAATATGGGCAGCTTAGCAGCAAGATTTATATTTCGACCCATCGAAGACAGTAGttacttttattttacacAAACAATAGCCAGAGATGTTGCTTTGAAGGAACAAAATCGG gATAAAGTTAATGAGACTGGAGAggttttatcaaatatttgCAAAGCAGTCACATCCATTGGACTATTAGCGTTTATTTTCGGTCAAAGTTATGCAGGAACCGTGTTACTCTTGTATGGTGGATCGGATTTTGTCGGTAATGGTTTACCAGAATTTTTGTTGCGATGGCACTGTTTAGCGATTGTCCTGTTGGCGGTTAATGGGATCACCGAAGGATACATGTTTGCAACTAATACCAGTAAACAAATAGATAC ATACAACTACTACATGGCCATATTTTCGGTAACATTTCTCCTACTATCGTACCAACTCACAAATCTGTTCGGACCAGTCGGCTTCATATTGGCCAATTGCACAAATATGATTTTTCGCATTTCGTATAGcacattttacatttacaaaCAATATCAGCCAATCAAACTGAACCCATTAAATGGTATACGTCCGGGAAGGTTATTCTTCATCGTATTGCTGGTCATGGGAATCGTATGCAAGGTGTCTCAG aaaagaGTTTTCGAGAAATCGATAGTTGGTCATCTGCTTATCGGTGTAGTTTGTACAACAATTACACTCCTAGCATGGGGctatgaaaataaacatttgattCGAATAGGACTAGACAAGTACAGAGCCAGTAAGGAAAAGAAATCGTAG
- the LOC119073150 gene encoding sodium-independent sulfate anion transporter-like — translation MSSSKVLQRFVPGVRWARNYSYEYAISDAIAGITVGLTVLPQALAYATLAGLQPQYGLYSAFVGCIVYAFFGGCADLTIGPTALLALMTGRHTELGGESGPHLAILLCFLAGVVEMLMAFLKLGALVDLISLPVSVGFTSATAVIIASSQLKGLLGIQGNSATDFISTIGSFFGNLQNTRLGDAVLGISSVIILLLLRKLKDIKVPANAKKKRRIFHSALWLIATARNALIVLVASVIAFQCERSGTSPFILTGTVRSGIPDFAFPRWQTTVLSANGTMVDMNLGGMISELGSSVLLVPVIAVLGNVAISKAFGGSGIDATQELVALSLANVFGSFVSSIPVTGSFSRSAVNHASGVKTPYGGLYTSALVLLALGILTPYFRYIPKAALSAVIISAVMFMIEYEVVKPLWRCNKRELLTGSVTFILSLIVGVEFGLLAGVLTDVAFVVQRAARPGLSINKTNTVSNIQYVLVRPKHSLLYFPAVEWVRNGISNAVKQHGNLPMVLDCRNLNEFDYTVVRGLEALYKELGSMKVPLILLGTQEAVKNILTGATNVNIPDVSNEHELDELLQEMSSDGIKDLKEVLTPLIKCKNQNPLV, via the exons ATGAGCTCATCGAAAGTTCTGCAACGATTCGTCCCAGGAGTTAGATGGGCCAGAAACTATTCATATGAATATGCAATATCAGATGCAATAGCTGGTATAACAGTTGGGTTAACTGTACTTCCGCAGGCATTAGCGTATGCGACTCTAGCTGGATTACAGCCACAATATGGTTTATATTCGGCGTTTGTTGGTTGCATTGTGTACGCTTTTTTCGGTGGATGTGCTGACTTGACCATTGGGCCGACTGCACTACTAGCACTTATGACTGGACGACATACCGAACTGGGAGGCGAATCTGGTCCACATTTAGCAATTCTATTGTGTTTTTTGGCAGGTGTCGTTGAGATGCTAATGGCATTTTTGAAGTTAG gTGCACTGGTTGATTTAATTTCTTTGCCAGTCAGTGTGGGATTCACAAGTGCTACGGCTGTAATCATAGCATCATCACAGTTAAAG GGACTTTTAGGAATCCAGGGTAATTCAGCAACGGATTTCATAAGTACGATTGGGTCATTCTTTGGAAATCTACAAAACACTCGACTAGGTGATGCAGTACTCGGAATCAGCTCCGTAATTATTCTTCTATTACTTCGAAAACTAAAGGACATTAAAGTTCCGGCTAatgcgaagaaaaaaagacgAATTTTTCACTCTGCGTTATGGTTGATTGCTACAGCTCGGAATGCTTTGATTGTATTAGTGGCTAGTGTTATTGCATTTCAATGTGAACGTTCAGGAACATCTCCCTTTATTTTAACCGGCACTGTTCGGAGTGGAATTCCTGATTTTGCATTTCCACGATGGCAAACGACTGTATTAAGTGCAAATGGAACTATGGTCGATATGAATTTAGGAGGGATG ATAAGTGAATTGGGATCATCAGTCTTATTAGTTCCGGTTATAGCTGTACTGGGCAATGTAGCGATTTCAAAAGCATTTGGTGGTAGTGGTATTGATGCAACACAAGAACTGGTTGCTCTTTCTCTGGCTAATGTTTTTGGATCTTTTGTTTCATCTATACCAGTTACAGGCTCTTTCTCTAGATCTGCAGTCAATCACGCCAGCGGTGTCAAAACACCTTACGGTGGTCTGTACACAA gtGCGCTGGTACTACTGGCACTGGGAATTTTAACCCCATACTTCCGATATATTCCGAAAGCAGCCTTGAGTGCTGTTATAATTTCGGCGGTAATGTTTATGATTGAATATGAAGTCGTGAAACCGTTGTGGCGATGTAACAAACGAGAACTTCTAACTGGATCGGTCACATTCATCCTCAGTTTAATTGTTGGGGTGGAATTCGGTTTATTAGCTGGAGTTCTCACAGACGTTGCCTTTGTCGTTCAGAGAGCTGCTAGACCCGGTCTATCGATTAATAAGACAAAT ACTGTTTCCAACATCCAATATGTATTGGTTAGGCCGAAGCATAGCTTACTCTATTTTCCGGCCGTTGAATGGGTCCGTAATGGCATATCGAATGCTGTTAAACAACATGGCAATTTACCAATGGTATTGGATTGCCGCAATTTGAACG AATTTGATTATACTGTGGTACGGGGCTTAGAAGCATTATACAAGGAACTTGGATCAATGAAAGTTCCACTAATTTTATTAGGAACTCAAGAGGCTGTGAAGAACATACTGACAGGAGCCACTAATGTCAACATTCCCGATGTTTCCAATGAACATGAATTGGATGAACTTTTGCAAG AAATGTCATCAGACGGCATTAAGGATCTAAAGGAAGTGCTGACTCCGCTTATAAAGTGCAAGAATCAAAATCCACTGGTATAA